Genomic DNA from Candidatus Afararchaeum irisae:
TTCCTTGTTGTTCCCTTCTTCAACGTGTCCGCACTACCGCAGTGCGGACACGTTATCTCCTCTGACCATCGCTGATTACGGAGATATTCTAAACAGTCCTCTTTATCAGGCAGAAAGACCTCATCAACGCTCTCTCTGCTGACCATCTTGAATCCAACTATTAGCTCCTTTCAGAAATAAGTATTCACTACTACAGAAGAGCGAAGTTCGTTTTTTTCTTACTGTTTCGATACCGACCAGCTTCCCGACGCCGACATTCCGGTGTTACTCTCACCGCTCCAGTCGCCACTTATCTCCGAATAGTCTTCCGAGACCTCTCCGGTCATGTCCATGTTCATCGTCATATACTGCATCGCACGTCCCGAGGCTTTGGCTTCGACTCTCCTATCTGACACAGTACCCTCTATCGGACCGGAAGCGTCCCCTTCTATGCTTCCCGATACCGTCCCCGCGTCGTAGTCGACCTTCATAGTCATGTCACCGCCGACGTTGACGCCTCCCGTCGCCTCGCCGGTCCAGCTTCCCGAGTACTCTATGGTTTCGGTTCTTCCGGAACTCTCGTCTTTACTGCTACTGTCCGAACCCGATCCGGAGTCGGACGTCGTCTCTGT
This window encodes:
- a CDS encoding transposase; the encoded protein is MVSRESVDEVFLPDKEDCLEYLRNQRWSEEITCPHCGSADTLKKGTTR